GGTGGTGAATTAAGGCTTAATTATTCTAAACAGAAGACGTTGTTGAGACATAGTTTTAAGTAGTATATTAATCTGGGTTCCTATGATCAAGAAAGATCACTCAATGTACATGAACTTCAACGATGATGGTAGAGGTTTAGATATCGTCTCTATCGCCGAGATCGCAAAAATCAGGGGTATTTTCAAGCCAGAGGTTCACACTAGCGAAGATTCTATAGCTGACTTGATCTTCGAATCAGGTTTTACCACTACAGAAGCGGTTTCTGAAATATCTGGCCGGGGTGTTGGAATGGACGCTGTGCGAAAATACTTGGAGAGTATCGATGGCTATATTAAAATCAAATTAGATCCAAATGATGATCGTACGGAAGAAGGATATCGGAAATTTCATTTTGAAACTATGATATCAATACCCTTCTTTATAGAAAATCGGCCCTTAACAATCGTGCAAGCTTCTTAGTCTGCAATTGCACACGGTTCAGAAGCTACAACAAGGGTTTGACTAGAGCCTGGTAGCTTACTGATAGCCCGGCCGTCTTTACTCTTCACATTAACGATAATCCCGTAGGCATGATACTCGCCAATGATGTCTGTAAGGTCGAAAACCAGAGTCCCACTGGACTGATCGGGCAATACTCTTTGGCCCTCAGTGTAGACTAAAATATTCTCCCTCAGCTCCCTTGAGATCCCTCCAAAGCCACCGGCAGCTAAAAAGCGAATACCACACTGTTGGGAAAGCTCGCCAGGATAGTGAATGAAGATATCAAGGCTGGTTTCTTCACCATCGACGATCGCTGCACTATCGAGTCCACTGAGGTGTACCATCTTGGTATCACTAGCCTGGCTCGTAAGGCTGCTTAAACTAGCTAGGGCAATGAGAGATGAAGTAATAAGTTTTCGCATATGAAGTCCTTTTCTTATGAGTTTTTTTCACTACTCTATTTCTAACTCATTTGGTTTATGCTATCTACCCTATGTTGTTGATATTTGATATAGGGTGGAACCTATGAAAATGAGCTTTCAAGATCTAAGCAACTTTCTAGCGATTGCGGATAGCCCTAGCATCAGTCATGCAGCTAACCTACTCGGTGTTAGACAACCTAGCCTCTCCGAGTCTCTTAAAAAAATAGAGTCAGCTGCTGGGGTCGCTCTTTTTTACCGTTCTCGAACTGGGATCAAGCTGACCCCAGCAGGGCGAGACTTTCGAGCTAGGGCTCGCACAGTGATGGACCAACTTGGGGAGTTGAGCCAAGTTTTCGCCGGTCAAAAGCCAATGGTTGGCCATAGCTTGATCATAGGTTGCCATCCATCTGTTGGGCAGTTTACTTTGCCTAAAGCTTTTCAGATTTTGGAACAGGAGCTACCTAAGCTTAAAATTGATCTGATTCATGGCTCCTCCCGTGATATTCAAACTAAAATTCAAAAGGGAGAGATCGATTGTGGTGTGGTGATCAATCCGGTGCCGGTGCCTGATCTGGTGATCGTGCCACTTTGTGAAGATGTTGTCAGCGTATGGTCTGTTGATGAGCCTTCAGAGCGTATCATTTGCGATCCTCAGCTCATTCAAACTCAATCGATTCTTAGACAATGGCGGGACGCTCCGGAGCAGATAGTTCCGACAAACTCCCTCGAATTGATTGTTAAGCTCGTAAGCGCAGGTCTAGGCTATGGTGTCATTCCACAAAAAGTTGTTGAGACTTGGGGGGCGGGCTTGCATCGGCATAGTGAATTGCCAGTGTATACGGATCGAGTTTGCTTGGTCCATCGCCCCGAGTTTGCTCGGCATCAGGTGGAACGGTTGGTAGCAGATGCGCTGAAATCAGCCTTGATGGGCTGAAGACCCTTTTGCTAGAGGGTCTGGCGGCATATGAAATATCGATAAATCTACTTCAGGTAAGAATTCCTATATAGCTCAATAATTCCTGGCGTTCCAAGTTCCACAACTCAATCCTCTGGGCAAATAAGTACGTGATTATCCTTTCTTAGAAAGCTTGTTTTAAGTCGGGACCAAGGGAGTCCGAATTTCTCCTAGTTAGATAAAGAATCTCCTAGGAGCTTTGAATTATGACGAGCAAGACACTTGAGAATCTACTGATATCTTCAGCAATCTGCTGCGGAGGGCTACTCTTGGGGAGCTGTGGGGAGTCTGACAGCGATGATGAAGTAGCAGCAACCGATCCAAGTACGCCGGGCGTTGTGGTGAGTGACTCTGATACTGTTTCATTGAGCGGTAAATTGGCTATTGGATCCGGGCTTAGGCTTGCTGCTGATGGTTCTGGGCTCCTTGCGGTGAATATGTCCGGAGGCACACCGATCGGCGATCCAGCGGATATCGAGGTAGCTGCAGACGGTTCCTTTAGCTACTCTGCATCGAAGATTAACGACCAGGTCGATGAAATCAATGCAGAACTTGCCAAGGACGAATCCGAGTGGGACTGGGACACCTTAGCTGTGTTAGCGTCGGACTTGTTCGGTGAGAGTCTCACAGGTGAGGAGCTGCAAAGCTATGGGGCAGATGATGTTCGCACCTACATGGAGCAGTTTGCGAGCCAGCTTGAGACCCTGGGTACCACAACCTTATTGATCGCCTACGATCCCTCAGATGACGTCACCGCCGAGGCGGAATCATTCAGGTTTATTGGTCTCCCAACATCGAGTGGTAAGAATCTAATTGCCCTAGCTAATCAGTCGATGGTGGGTAATCTAAGCTTGGGCGACATCTCCGATGGCGATGATGGGGAGAGTACAGCCGAGCTGGAAGCAGAGACTGGATTCGATTTGAGCGAAAGTGTCATCGATACCCTGGCCGAATCAGGAAAGGCTCTTAAAGACTTCAAGAATCGCTATATGAATGATGATTGGAGTATAGAAACATTTTGGGCTTGGCGTGGTGAAAAAGCGGATGCCATCGATCAATACAACACTCCTTCGGAGCTAAGTTACAGCGGAGTCGGCTTCTATATTGGCTCACAAACTGACACCCCCTTCGTCTATGACGAGCTTTGTAGTACTAAACTTGGCTCTCTGGTATTTACACCCCCATCCTCGGTGCAAGTAAAGGCTGGGGATGACTCCATTAGCACCTATACGACCTTTTCAAACGCCGACGCAACGCAGAGCACTCAAGGGGATAATCGAATTTGCAGCGGTGGAAGCTTCTATGGCCGCGAAGATGGAACCAATGACTTCATGATTAACTTTGGCACTGGTGGAGGAATTCAGGGTGATTTACCTTCAGGGCTATGGCGCATGACTTGGGACGGTACCGAGGTTGCCCGATTCGATGTCGCGCTCACAAAGCCGTTTGATAGTGATGGCAATCCCACCGTCTTCATCCCGAGTGCTAAGTTTGTGACAAGTAATAGTCAAATTAATTCAGTAACGATCAAGTTTTATATTTGGAATGGCACGGAGCTGAGCGAGTTGACCGATATCACGGCATTCCAAAGGCTGGTATCACAGGTTAACGCTAGTATCACGAAAGAAGATACCAATGGCGAGGTCCGCGGTACAGCGACGTTTGCTGATGGGGCAACCGAGGCCACGTTAACTTTCGATGAGGCTGTAGCGACGAGCAACGCTGCTTACATGTCTGTGTCCTACACAATTGGTACTGCCAATTACCGAACTGAATATCGCTAACAGATAGAGCCGTTTTGAAAGCGGCTCTATCGCCAGAACGCTCTCAAATCCTAGATAACCTTGAGACTCCCCCAAAAATGAGCTAAGACTGAATGATTTGTCAAAAATATCATTTGTTGGAGTCTTATTATGATTAAGGTAGCGATTCTAGGCCTGCTCATCGCTGGTGGGGCTATCGCCGAGACTAAAAAGGATAGCTCAGAAAAGGAAAAGGAAATTCCCAAACCCCTCTTGGCCAAGACGGAGCATGAGGGGCGGTTTGGCAAGGTGCGTATGAAGTATAGGGCTAAAGCAGGGGAAACCTACCTCTACGATCGGGAAGGAAAGCCCAAAGCCAGTATCTTTAGCACAGCCTACACTGCGCTAGATATTGACGATCCTGCCAAGAGGCCTGTGACATTTATTTTCAACGGTGGGCCAGGGTCCTCGTCTGTTTGGCTTCATATGGGGGTGATGGGGCCCATGGTTACTCGGGTTCCAAGTGACGGGGCTGGTGCTGGAGCTGCGCCCTACAAGGTGGAGTCTAACCCTTGGAGCCTCTTAGTGGCATCAGATCTTGTGTTTATCGACCCTGTGGGAACTGGCTATAGCCGAGCCCTGGGTAAATATGAAGATAAGCAGTTTTGGGGAGTTCGGGAAGATGCAGAGGTCATTGGGGAGTTTATCCGTTCCTACATCAGTAGCGAGAAACGCTGGAATTCGCCGAAATACCTGGCTGGGGAAAGCTACGGCACAGTTCGTGCGGCGGCCTTAGTTAGGGAATTGCAGGAAGGGTGGGAGGGCATTGCTCTAAACGGCGTGATGCTGATCTCTGCGATTCTGGACTTTCAAGCAGGGCGATTCCAGAAGGGCAATGATACCCCTTTTGTTACGTTTCTGCCCACCTATGCAGCTACTGCTTGGTATCATAAGAAAGTTCCAGAACATGATCGACCCCTGGAAGAATTCCTTGCCGATGTAAGGGACTTCGCCAGCACAGACTATGTGGTAGCTTTATTTAAGGGAAATAATTTGTCAGTAGCGGATCGACAAAAAGTTTTAGATCAGCTCCATCGGTTTACTGGTTTAGACAAAGCCTATCTCGAACAAACCAACCTCAGAATTCACGCATTTCGCTTTATGAAAGAGTTGCTCAGAGATCAGGGTAAGACTATTGGGCGCTTTGATAGCCGCTACCTTGGGAAAGACTACGATGCAGCGGGGGAGTTTTTTGATTATGATGCTTCTGCCTATGGCATCACGGGTGCCTACGTTGCTAGTATCAATCATTACTTGGGACACACCCTACAACTAAAAACCGACCGCAAGTACCTGATCCTTAATGGCGAAGTGGGCAGTAGCTGGAACTGGGGCCAAGCCAAAGGTCAAAAAACTGCCACTGGGTACCTAAACTTAACTCCAACTCTGGCGACAGGAATGATTCAAAACCCGGATTTCAGAATATTTGTGGCCAATGGCTATTATGATCTAGCAACTCCATTTCACTCGACAGAATATACATTGGCTCACCATGGCATCGACCCGAAGCGCGTGACAATGCAATACTATGAGGCCGGACACATGATGTACGTTCATCAACCTTCTTTGGAAGCGCTCGGCAGGGATTTAATGGAATTCGTTAGCTCTCACAAGAAAACAGGTAGAGTTGCTCACTGAGGGCCAAACTGATATTGAGTTCTTTACAGGAACTCGATATCATCATCTTCGGGCGGCTCTTCATTGCTGGCGATAGTGAGAAGTCGAAGAAACTCGCTGGCCTTCTCATACTCATCAATTTGAAGCATGACACAGCATAAGATCTCACTGCTTTGATCATCACCATCGAAAATTTTCCAAACCATGCCATGATCGGCACAGCCGAGGCTCTTGCATGTCGCTTGATCGACTTTCTCTGTGCACGGCATTCGAACCCGAAAGTTTTCGCAGGTGGCTTGATCGACGCTTTGGTGGGATAGCAACCAACGTTTTATGCTTCCAGCGATGATGTTGGTCTTTTCTCTCATATAATCATGGATTTTCGAATCGGGAGCATCGTCTCCTAGCCTTGCGAACGAGCGAGCCGAATCCAGGTTGTAATTTATGTAAAAGCGGGTTGTGAGAATTTGGGACGAGAGTCCGATAAACGATGTCCATTGGTTCTGTGAAAGTTCAAC
This is a stretch of genomic DNA from Pseudobacteriovorax antillogorgiicola. It encodes these proteins:
- a CDS encoding LysR family transcriptional regulator; the encoded protein is MKMSFQDLSNFLAIADSPSISHAANLLGVRQPSLSESLKKIESAAGVALFYRSRTGIKLTPAGRDFRARARTVMDQLGELSQVFAGQKPMVGHSLIIGCHPSVGQFTLPKAFQILEQELPKLKIDLIHGSSRDIQTKIQKGEIDCGVVINPVPVPDLVIVPLCEDVVSVWSVDEPSERIICDPQLIQTQSILRQWRDAPEQIVPTNSLELIVKLVSAGLGYGVIPQKVVETWGAGLHRHSELPVYTDRVCLVHRPEFARHQVERLVADALKSALMG
- a CDS encoding S10 family peptidase, which gives rise to MIKVAILGLLIAGGAIAETKKDSSEKEKEIPKPLLAKTEHEGRFGKVRMKYRAKAGETYLYDREGKPKASIFSTAYTALDIDDPAKRPVTFIFNGGPGSSSVWLHMGVMGPMVTRVPSDGAGAGAAPYKVESNPWSLLVASDLVFIDPVGTGYSRALGKYEDKQFWGVREDAEVIGEFIRSYISSEKRWNSPKYLAGESYGTVRAAALVRELQEGWEGIALNGVMLISAILDFQAGRFQKGNDTPFVTFLPTYAATAWYHKKVPEHDRPLEEFLADVRDFASTDYVVALFKGNNLSVADRQKVLDQLHRFTGLDKAYLEQTNLRIHAFRFMKELLRDQGKTIGRFDSRYLGKDYDAAGEFFDYDASAYGITGAYVASINHYLGHTLQLKTDRKYLILNGEVGSSWNWGQAKGQKTATGYLNLTPTLATGMIQNPDFRIFVANGYYDLATPFHSTEYTLAHHGIDPKRVTMQYYEAGHMMYVHQPSLEALGRDLMEFVSSHKKTGRVAH